The nucleotide window aaataatgaataaatataagacttacatgaaaaaattaattttttaatagtagacctcaatctttttaaaagaagtgtgtGACGTTTGTACAACCCATCagtgtatctagcattattcatagAATAAATGAAGTAAatccaaaaaaacaaagaatatgTGTACCAACTAGTTGATTGGGATTGTAGTTGTAGATATCGAGTTCATGGATTATGTTGGGGTGCAAAGGTTTATTCTAGTTGATCAAGTAATGATAGATCAACTCTTCATCTGTGGGCATGAAGCAAATACCAGGCGGAAATAAATCTAGAAATGCCTCGACCCTACACATTCTTCTTCGATTAACATCTTCCTCTTGTTTTTCCATTGTCGAACCTACTCCTTCAAGACTGTTCTTCAAAGTTAGAGACCGACGATTTTGTTTAGACTTCAAACATGTAGAGACAAAACGAAGTCGTCGTGGGACAAAACAATATTTCTCCTACTTCTAGGGCTCTCTATGATTTTCTTCTAATTATCTACCGGTCATTACTCTTCCAATATTTGTAATTACTCCCTAGTTGCATTTGatagttaatataaataaatttctatcTTCTATTGGAAACTTGTATCCTCCATTCATTTATGGCAAAAAGAGCATTTGCCATAGAGATCACAATTCTTCGGACAACATTAAATGTTCATTAATTTaagtaattataaatatcatgaaacttattttatatgtctatctctCTCATACTGTAATTCTAAGGTTTGAATATAcaaaaactctagaaaatctaaatccatttttttcttttctcatttattaattGAAATAACTATGATTtgaaatgttttagattatcacctattgattattatttctataagctaaaagattgtaaaaaaatattgggtttaataactttttcatcaattCATAAGGAGTTCATGTGTGACTTCTGTCATTATTTACTAAAACCAAAATGTAGGCCATTAAAGAAGGATCCATATCTGACCAATTGGCATCAAATGTAGAGTATTTTGCTAGTGCTTTACACTACAACAAATGTAATCTTGTGGGGCAAAACTTTTTAGGacaaaattgattatttttccattcGGATGTATTTTAGTTGTTTGAATGGACATGTTGACGAGACAACTGCTTACTTTTTAAGCGCGAAATGATGAACTctgttcaaacaaaaaatcaggTTGTTTGAATGATAATATAATGAAGATTTGAATGGAATTCAGGTAGTTAAAACGGAGAAACGATTCCATTCAAAATAATTCTTGAAGTAATAGAGATAACCAAAATACTACGGACTCTGAGGCTACGCTAGAAATAAAGATGACCAAAATACTACGAAGAATCTCTCATTTTGAAAATCCAAAGtagtttagggtttcaattatAAAAACCCAAATAAATTGGGTAAGGGGTTTCATAATGAGCCCCTAACTTGATTTAGGATTCAATccgaaaactaaaaaaaattagggtttcggattgaaaccttAAAGTTTCAttacaaatcttatttttttaaaatttatatatataatgagtcAAGTGGGCTTGCGGCCAACCCGGGCCCTGCCCTCCAAAACCTATTGTTTGCGGGCATATGCCTGCATGCCTATCGTGTGCGGGTGGCCCAATTCCTAGataatgaaatataatttattaaaattagtattaatattggGGTAACGATGATTAGGGGTATGAAATTTTCAATTCGGACTAGAAAAATCGATTGGTCCagttgatttatatataatgattagtGGTATGATTAGAGTTTctggatttatatataataaaaaaaaaaatcttgactACATTAGCAACAGGTAAAGCCCATAGTTGTTtccaacaaatataaaaatctcCTTTGTTTAAGGACTCACCTTTGAGGCTCAATTGTGCTGccatatgcatatgcatgtaGTAGACACTCTTTACAGAAAAATACCACTGGAAGTACCTTTCCATGCCATCTTGGGATTTCTATATGTTATTTTTCACAATTCTGCTATATACAAGCAGACTGCATACCAATTATGTACCGAAAGATGACATGGCAGGTAACAGGGgtatttatgtaattataagaactaaaaaaagaaaagcaattaaacaaagaaaaactgAACTACTCCGGACCGTCTCCCTCCTAAATCGAAAGCAGAACTATTCCTCTGTCTCCCTCCTAAATCGAAAGCTGCTTCCTTCCATCTCTCCAAATCTCTTCCTCAATAAAGCCAACTCCCCCAAATCTCTTTggttgaaaaaaggaaaagtcaaTGAGTAGAGGTATTAAAACACAACCGAAGAATCATTGAGATGAAAGTCACTGAGTGGACGTATTAAAGCACAATCGAATAATCATTGAGATGCGGACGATCTCCTCTGAAGAATCAACCAACCGAAAAGTTATGCACGTGATCAAGTAATAAGGTTTGGTTGTACATTGAGCTACAAGAacacctttatttatttatttctatttttgcaACTAAAACTTCTAAGAATGAAAAAGGTGAACCATCTAaatgtcacaaaaaaaaaaaaaaaagagcatgcTTTAGTATTAAAATCCCTGTAAGAAGGGGTTAGATATCAGCCACAGGAGTGAAAAAGATAGTAGCTTTTGCTTTAAAAGAGTCACCCACTTTCTAGGATTAATTAGGAtttatgcttcttttttttcactttttctgaTGAATGCACTACTTTAGTCTCTGTTCTTGCTTTTGAGAGAATATTAGATTCCATGCTATTCAAatctaattaaagtaattaatttttcttgacaGGGATATCGAAcaaataatcacaaaaatatttcacattaaCAAACTtaagtaagaaataaaaataaaaaagattttcgCCACGCACCTAGGGAATGTATATAGTTGGAGGTGATTTCTTTGCCCCTTTTTCCAAATCTCTCTTCATGCAGTTTTCCCATTGGATTGAGAGCAGTGAGAGCTAAATAAGCAGTGAGAGCTGCGTgtaaaacttcaaaaaattgGAGTGAGGAAAACTGTTAGCCGGGTGTCAAGCCTCTTTTGCAGGAGCGGACAAGGAAAAAAGTTCAGGTCTTGTCAGGGTGTGGGAGAGATGAGCTCTTAAAGGTTAGTTGGCTCcagaatgttttaaaaaatttatgaattctGCCCCATTATCCAAAATCTTCTTTATAATAGgtgatttaggttgtgtttggatgttgaagtgagttgagttgaattgagttgagatgataaaatattgttagaatattattttttaatattattattattttgggatttgaaaaagttgaattgtttattatattttgtattgagatttaaaaaaattataatgatgagttgaaatgagtttggtAACTAAACTCACCCTTAGATATCTGAAcgattcttatatatataaatcattgtTTCCCTCTATCTAAGGATAACTTTTAACACTTTTGCAGGTTCGCTAGATCGACTAAAGATTGAAGATAACTGAAGTTATGCAGATGAATTTCTTGCATGATTTGCTCTGACATGAAAAAACACTCAGATACCCTTTCGCTTCATTGTAGCTATTAGAGAAGAAATGTGGCCGTGCCGGTCCCACCATAATATTTGTACAATGTTAGTGAATGTAATAGTAGTTACTTGCATTTTCGGTACACGAATTCAAGGAAAAGCTAATGTGATGTAACATTTTGTAATTGGTTGAGTTGAAGTTACATTTTGTTAAAGTGTATTCAAGTTATTGAAGTTATGCTACTGAGTTGTGTAATTTTCCatgtaatttgtgaatagttgcTTGGTTTCTTTTTGCCAATATCTGGTATCAACCTGATGTATTAGGATAATATCTGGTATCAACctgtttaaaatactttcattgGAACAAATAATCTTAGGAAACGCTTCCCAGCTTCATACATAGATAAGTTATATACAAGAATATTAATGCGCATGCATTGTTTACATCTTAATTTCTCAACTAGTTGCTTAAGTTTATACACAACAAAGGCCACAAAAGTATATACAAAGTTCCCTCTAGTAATATGGTTTCATTGTTGACAGACGCaatataatgaaattaatataaaaataattcaacaaacACGAAGTAGTGTGCGTTCACGCCGGATGTCTGCTTGTTGCCTTTGAATATCAAGTTGGTCATTGTGAATTTCCAACTTGTACTTTACAATCTCTTCATCCCTTCTTCGAAGCTTTTCCTCTTTCCTCACTGTAATTTGCCCATTTGAAATAGTTGCAATGTGGTAATACCTAATTATAAAGAAACAAAcgtaaaatatcaaatttttgtAGAAACTCAATTACACGTCAAAGTTAtactaaaaaatttataccTCTGTATTGTAGTTTGGACACCCAAAAAATGATCGGCTCGGATTTCTTGGCGTATTCGATGTTTTAAGTTTTGCGAGCTTCCCACAAGTGCACATTGGGTTATTCGTCGAAATCCATGAAGAAGCTGAAGATGACATCCTAATGAAGACAATGTCAACAAATCAACTAAAGAACACAAAAACTTTGCACATTACCAAAACTTTGCATATAACAAGCAAAACTTTGCAAGTTACCAAAACTTTGCACATTACAAAGCTTTGCACATTACCAAAATTTTGCAAAACTTTGAATAATAGCTCAATTCTATATTACCAAAACTTTGCAAGTTACAATATGCCTGCACACGACAAAACAATCACTCTCACAAGCAAAATAATAGAGACAATCAAGTAGATAAGATATAATGAAATGAGCTTAATTTGATAGCTGCACTTTATATATGATATCTTAATTAGAATCACAATAACAGTGAGCAGTCCTGGATGAaacaaatctttaatttttttggtcttTTTCCTCTCTGTTTTATTTCTACTTGCCCTACACATGTGATTCACTGCAACACAAGTTGAGGACCTCGAGTATACTTGTACCACGTCTGAAAGCTCCTACAGAGTACAACCATTggatcaaagaaaagaaaatatgttgtccTCCATGTACAAGCAAATCACACGCATCAACATGTTTACTCTTACCATTTAGATTGTCATCTGATAGCAGAATATATGTATGCAGTTAAACCCACAAAGAAAAGAATACCATTCCTATTTAAGATGAGACATAGGAGCaaatttttggttttctttcgtaagttttactttttcaagtgctttaatttttttgataaaaacatTATAACATGATGATAAGCATTCTGTTGGTGGAAATAAAAGAATTTGGAAGTATTTGTGAATTTCTGTCAAGGAACAATTTGGTGGGGGGCTTGGCCTAATAgggttgaaaacttgaaatatttggaAGAACTTCTGGTCAGGATTTTGGACTGTTAAGCAcacaacactctctctctctctctctctctctctctctctctctctctcacacacacacacacacggagTTAGAAAGGGGCATGATCATATGGAAGTTCCACATAAATGCACGACTCATCTGTAGGCTTTCTATCTATCAACCccactttttaaaatcttttaaagccttacaaataaaaaagaggCAACTCAGAACTCAATCTCAAATAAGTCCAAGGCATCTGAGAGTACTCTACTCACGCAATTTGTAACATTTTCCCCTGAATTTTATTACCTCAGTACTCAAATAAATCCAAGGCATCTAAGAGTACTTTCAAATAAACCAAAAACAAGAATTcagaattaatataaaatgccCAATAAACCAACCAGCCTGccaacaacaattttttttcatttttttcatatctttttcCCCTAAATTTTATTACCTGAGAACTTAGAAGCTTAGGTTTCAGTTGCTTGATTCTTACCCTTTTTTATTGATAGAGAATGTAAAAACCTAAATTCATaatcacaaaatcaaaatatatgcacaacacaaaattaatcaactgcatttatttgttacagagagagagagagagatatatatatatatatatagagagagagagataaaaccGGTGGCCGCAGCTGTGTTCGTGGGAAAGAGGCGCAACGAAGGTACGCAGAGAATATTAGGGCTCAAACCAAAATATGGGGTTAAACCAGAGAAGAGATTATGCACGAAAAATGGGAGCTTTCGACGGcttgaagagagaagagaacTGACGACCTAGAGAAGAGAAGCAGATTGCAAGGCATCGGGGCTCAAACCAGAAAAGAGAGAAGGGTGTTTCGGGCTCCAAccagagaagaagaaggtgcATGTAGCTCAAATTCAATCCCGCCCAATTCCTTAAACCCAAACGATTCGTTTCATTAACCTTATCTAAACCGCACCATTTCACTTGTCACGTTGGATAGGTGCGCAATCACTTGCGTAGATCGCCTGCAACAagtgtttttctattttttaactttttatatcaATATAATATACAGAAGACAGTTGTGAAATTATTGCTACACAAGTTTGGGAAAGGCTTTGAATGTACGCTGATGTTTGTTCATGTGCACATGTATTGTGATTTCACGTtgtttcttattaaaaaatattatgtacaattttcatttcaatgcTGTTTTCTTTCTTGAGATTAAGTAATGAGTTTTAATGTGTttggtaaataataattttatattattatttataaattattcattatttattatcattcatATCTCATCTGTGATTAATTgctatgtttggatagtgagataatttcatatattctgtaaatagtaataaaaaagtaatgatataatattaaatagtagtgaataatattaaaacataaaaataaaataataaataatagttgagTATTCTCAGAAAGCTGATTGGTGCACTTGCGTATATTGAATGCAGTTCAAAAACACAGCAGgaataaatatatcttttttcaacagcatttcatcatcttcacacactacattatttttttctcttaccaaatgtgtggtatatgaattatgagtagaagaattcaataagtttaataaaagaaattttaaaaaataaaaaaataaaaagaaatttggtatatagtgtgtgaggatgataagtagcaaaactcaattgtttttttttaaaatatatgttatttatctattttaagactgtatttaatattattctaaaatataataatattttaaatttttgtataattgcAAATTCATAACAAGTGGTTTGTTGACCAATTGCATTGCAAAATCTATAGTAATTTAGACGCATAAAGTACAAATCACGAAAGTATAGGGGCgaaaagtaaattaaattatttgattttacttCAATATTTCAGTTGTTCGAGCATTGtaattagattagtcaaatatctttttatttttaaatttaataaatattatttatatttactttatattaaattatttaaattattttcatctaaaatataaattataataaatttattattctttttaaatatgaaaagaattataacaagtctaaaagtatttttaaaattattatattatagatatgatatttttatttatatatgagattttactatctatatatatatgagattattatattataaattgttaaattataaaaataaaaataaatatgattgttgaaggttattgaagattatgaaataaaataaataaataattaaaaaataataataaattaaaaatataaaaatataaaataataatattttattattataatgaatataatgactaattcaatattaattttaaattttaaataattagctaaaagtaaaaaaagctatatatattactcaaaatttgaaaaataggaaaatCCCTAATGCTCTTACATGTGCGAACCCTAAAGTCTCCTCCAATCAATTTTCTTCTGCTATTTTACAGGCCTGTGACGGTGCGACCTCCTATTTCATGGAAGAAAGTTCAAGATTACCGTTGCCGGACGCGTTCCTTGATTTTCTCCTGGAAAATGGGCTTGATCCTTCGATGTACACTGCAAGGGTTTCGACCCCTCGTTACGTAAGGTACTCGCTATATCACCAATTTCATTCATTTTCGTCGATGTTAAGGTGCTTCGCAGAATTTAATTTTGCCCAAAACAAAGCAAAGCTTGATATACTGCCACCAATGGAActtactatatttatttattttttgtctgcGACTTCTGGATTTTtacttttatgtttatattatgatttttgttttcattcattGTCATTATTTTGTGTAGGTTGAAACCtagttctgaagattttgttgaagagattgaagatgagatgaaatgcaAGCTTGAGAAAGTGGGTTGGTTACCTGGGTTCTATTCTCTTCCGCCTGATATTCAGATTGCTAGCTCAAGGGCGTACCGAGAAGGCAAGGTGAGCGCATAAGATATTAAGGGGCGCTGCTTTTATATCTGCCGTTGACATGTTAACTCGTCTGCAATGTCTAGCAAAACTTGAACTTGATCTTAGTTGCCCTctttttcaagaatattatattcattttacaCTTTCGGAAGGACATGATTATACAGACCCCAATCAGTTGTCTTCCTTTATCCTGCTTTGAATTTAGGAATCAATTTTACTTCAATTTTCTTGgtaattgggattttttttctcAGATCCTAAGTCGAAGCTAAGAATctgattttcaacttttttgtttGGCGTCATTTGGCTTTCTGGGGGTACTTGACCATCAAACTTGTGTGATTTTAGTTTCAGTTTATAAATCTTTCTAATAGCATTCTTTGTTGTTTACTTCGGATTGGCATTCAGATGTACGGAATTGATGCGGCCTCTGGAGCTGCCGTCAGAGCACTAGATGTTTCAGCAGGAGATCATGTCCTTGATCTCTGTGCTGCCCCTGGTATGTATTTGTTCCACACCTGTATTACTATGCATCCTCATTTAGACAGGCTACTGCTTACTTCAATCTAAATTAACATGTATATCTGGCTACAGCAACATGGGGATTTCATATTTTGCAGCTTCAGCGATAGAACAATTCTGTTTCTGTGCTGTCATTGTTAATGGTACTTCTAATGATGATCAAACATTGTTGTCACCTGATTTTTGTTTGGGACTGTGCACTGTTCAGTATCAAAATATTGTGCTGACCTCTGACTTAGAAACAATTTAGGGTGTAACGGTATAATAATCCAGTAAAGTGATGTCTCAAGtgttatattttcctttatatgcCATAAATTGTGGTTGAACAGGGAACTTTCTATAATCTACCCTCCTGTGAGATCATTAACTTGATAAACAAGGCAACAAGGGCCTTCTAAGATCATCtgattcaagttttttttttgtttttgttttgataagttcatctgatTCAAGTTTTCTCACGTATCTTGTGTCTTCAGGTGCTAAACTGTGTATGATAGCAGATATTCTTGGCAAATCAGGATCTGTAACTGGAgttgatgttgcaagccaacgTATGGCAGCTTGTAGAACTTTGCTACAGAAATATGCGCTGGGTGATCGATGCCGACTCTTTGTTGCTGATGGAACGACATTTGCCCTCCTTCCTGTGATGTTTCATTCAGATTCAAAATCATGTAATCAATCTGGAAAATAGTGCTGATACATTTACTTGTAACTTAAATGTCTTCCTGCTTAAGATTTGACATGTGAAAGTAATCATCTGCCTGCTTTTGATGCGTTATCATTCCGTCTAGTATTGAACAGGTGAAAGTGCAGTGGAAGGAAAGGGAGATGCATTCAGGGAGTGGACATCTAGAAGAccatataaagaaagaaaaaaagcaacTAAAGCTATGAAAACCATTTCTTCACAGTTGGTTCGGGCGactcaaaatcaacaactcATATTTTATGGGCGGCATTCTGGAGTGGTTGGGCTCACTAGAAGTGAATTATATCAACCTGCTTGTGACTGTGAGGTTTCAAGGCGGGGCTATGACAAGGTAAATTGTGCAGTTAAGTCAGTTGGATTTTTCTGAGTTATGAATCTTTATTCCTTGCAAATTCTAATGGCTGTTGGTTTTAACTTCAGGTCCTTGTGGATGCAGAGTGCACTCATGATGGGTCAATTAGACATATTCAAAAATTTGAACAATGGGGTTGGAAAACTCTTCAGCGTCGTGTATTGGATGCAGAAAGAACTGATAGCTTGACTGCACTTCAGGTTTCTGATCCATTATGCACGTCGTTGCTGAAAATATTACTTCTGTTTTGGAATTTCATTTGGAAGATACAATAGGCATTTGCTGAAGTGATATGCTAATGACAGAATATTGCTCCTttgcctttttaatttttcaattatgtaTCTTATGGGATGAAGATTTGCTTTGAAGCCCTGCTATAGCTGTAGTTAAATTTTAACGTGacctttctttttcaataaaatatgtttttcctCAATTGCAGTTGAGACTTCTGAGCAATGGTTTTAACCTGCTAAAAGTTGGGGGATCACTGGTCTACAGCACTTGCAGGTGCTTTCCACTAACAGTTCGTATGGATCTTGAAACACAAACAGCCACATTTTATGTCATATTTCTGTCTTCTAATTTCTACTTTTTGTCCTTTTCTATAAATTAGTTTAACAGTTGCTCAAAACGAAGATGTCGTAGAGCAGTTTCTCAAGGAACATGCTTCTGCTGGTAGGGTTTTTTGCTCTGAATTCTCtaaatttggtttttaattttaattactaGCATATAAGATATTTGGAGACTCTTGCCTGCTATTTGTATGACAAAGTATGGAGCTTTTCTGAAACACTTAGggttggtttggattcaaagatgatatgagatgagatggttttagatgaaagatgaaagttgaaaaatattattagaatattactttttaatattattattgttttgggatttgaaaaagttgaattgtttattatattttgtataggaatttggaaaagttgtaatgatgagatgagatgagatgaaacactttctgaatccaaacaaggccttaatgcCATTTTGTGTATAGTCAAACAGTTCA belongs to Juglans regia cultivar Chandler chromosome 8, Walnut 2.0, whole genome shotgun sequence and includes:
- the LOC109003922 gene encoding ribosomal RNA small subunit methyltransferase F-like, whose amino-acid sequence is MEESSRLPLPDAFLDFLLENGLDPSMYTARVSTPRYVRLKPSSEDFVEEIEDEMKCKLEKVGWLPGFYSLPPDIQIASSRAYREGKMYGIDAASGAAVRALDVSAGDHVLDLCAAPGAKLCMIADILGKSGSVTGVDVASQRMAACRTLLQKYALGDRCRLFVADGTTFALLPVMFHSDSKSCESAVEGKGDAFREWTSRRPYKERKKATKAMKTISSQLVRATQNQQLIFYGRHSGVVGLTRSELYQPACDCEVSRRGYDKVLVDAECTHDGSIRHIQKFEQWGWKTLQRRVLDAERTDSLTALQLRLLSNGFNLLKVGGSLVYSTCSLTVAQNEDVVEQFLKEHASAELREVEDAKNWPCKSGRIPKTLRFDPLTSQTSGLFVAKFMKLAI